Proteins from one Impatiens glandulifera chromosome 2, dImpGla2.1, whole genome shotgun sequence genomic window:
- the LOC124925440 gene encoding lipid phosphate phosphatase 2-like — MPEIHEQLDSHTIRSHGAHVARVHMHDWLILLLLVLVDVVLNVIQPFYRFVGEDMMTDLKYPLKKNTVPIWGVPVVAVLLPLMVILAYYFIRKNVYDLHHAILGLLFSVILAAVLTDAIKDAVGRPRPDFFWRCFPDGIGVFDPVTKDVMCTGLKSEIKEGHKSFPSGHTSWSFAGLGFLSLYLSGKIQAFDQRGHIAKLCLVFLPLLVAALVAVSRVDDYWHHWQDVLVGGLLGLTVALFCYLQFFPPPYNKEGWIPYAKMVGESINGKAHYSYSSNSNGFIVRPESSSLEIDTSSTSPILDGMELGERRLV, encoded by the exons ATGCCAGAGATTCATGAACAGCTCGATTCCCACACCATAAGATCCCATGGAGCTCATGTAGCAAGAGTGCACATGCATGACTGGCTAATCCTGTTACTTCTTGTTCTCGTAGACGTCGTTTTGAATGTTATACAACCATTTTATCGTTTTGTTGGAGAGGATATGATGACAGATCTTAAATATCCTCTAAAGAAAAACACTGTTCCAATTTGGGGTGTTCCA GTTGTTGCAGTGCTGCTTCCTTTGATGGTCATCCTGGCCTACTATTTCATCAGAAAGAATGTCTATGATCTCCACCATGCAATATTGG GACTTCTGTTCTCCGTAATCTTAGCTGCAGTATTAACTGATGCAATCAAAGATGCTGTTGGAAGGCCTCGCCCGGATTTCTTCTGGCGTTGTTTTCCTGATGGAATAGGG GTGTTTGATCCTGTCACAAAGGATGTTATGTGTACTGGATTGAAAAGTGAGATCAAAGAAGGACATAAAAGCTTCCCAAGTGGCCATACCTCTT GGTCTTTTGCTGGGTTGGGGTTCCTTTCTTTGTACTTATCTGGAAAAATCCAAGCTTTCGATCAAAGGGGTCATATTGCAAAGCTATGCTTAGTTTTCCTGCCTTTACTTGTTGCTGCTCTGGTTGCTGTTTCTCGAGTCGATGATTATTGGCATCATTGGCAAGATGTATTGGTTGGCGGTCTATTGG GATTAACGGTtgcattattttgttatttgcaATTTTTCCCACCTCCATATAACAAAGAAG GTTGGATCCCGTATGCGAAGATGGTAGGGGAGTCGATAAACGGGAAGGCACATTATTCTTATTCATCGAACTCAAATGGATTTATAGTGAGGCCTGA